A window from Drosophila miranda strain MSH22 chromosome Y unlocalized genomic scaffold, D.miranda_PacBio2.1 Contig_Y2_pilon, whole genome shotgun sequence encodes these proteins:
- the LOC108160670 gene encoding LOW QUALITY PROTEIN: serine/threonine-protein phosphatase alpha-2 isoform (The sequence of the model RefSeq protein was modified relative to this genomic sequence to represent the inferred CDS: substituted 1 base at 1 genomic stop codon) has translation MSRRSSRGATDGRAGRDFFHRQSMTYLDTIIEKLLSDGANPRANELTENELTDICMSARSLFLSQPMLLELSAPVKICGDIHGQYKDLGRIFKKCGFPPSAIYLFLGDYVDRGQNSVETLTLLAYKLRYPLNFLLRGNHESPELNQIYGFFDECKSRYSIKMWRSFVDCYACMPVTAIVSDRIFCVHGGLSPDLDTLDDIRNFKXPADVPDTGLLCDLLWSDPDSTTDGWGWNERGVSVTFGHLIVERFLRQYNFNLIARAHQVVADGYEFFAYRQLVTIFSAPNYCNIFDNCGAVLVVDDSLVCHFTIIRPDHSPPFIVWAGQGMGRIPRAPHHRRDHGLTGILLLFIIVENTCLDIFWDSFERRVHGFWPTFCTYRN, from the coding sequence ATGTCTCGTCGCTCGAGTCGTGGGGCGACTGATGGCAGAGCTGGCAGAGACTTTTTCCATCGACAGAGTATGACCTATCTGGACACGATAATAGAAAAGCTGTTGTCGGACGGCGCGAATCCGCGGGCCAACGAACTGACCGAGAATGAGCTGACGGACATTTGTATGTCGGCAAGGTCGCTGTTCCTCTCGCAGCCCATGCTGCTGGAGCTGAGTGCGCCGGTGAAGATCTGCGGGGACATACATGGTCAGTACAAGGACCTGGGGAGGATATTCAAGAAGTGCGGCTTTCCGCCGAGTGCCATTTACCTGTTCCTCGGGGACTACGTGGACCGGGGCCAGAACTCGGTCGAGACACTCACCCTGCTGGCCTACAAGCTGCGCTACCCGCTGAACTTCCTGCTGCGGGGCAACCACGAGTCGCCGGAGTTGAACCAGATCTACGGCTTCTTCGACGAGTGCAAGAGCCGCTACAGCATCAAGATGTGGCGCTCCTTTGTCGACTGCTACGCCTGCATGCCGGTGACCGCCATTGTGTCGGACAGGATCTTCTGCGTGCACGGGGGCCTCAGTCCGGACCTGGATACGCTCGATGATATCCGGAATTTTAAGTGACCCGCCGACGTGCCCGACACCGGTCTGCTGTGTGACCTGCTGTGGTCCGATCCGGACTCCACCACTGATGGCTGGGGCTGGAACGAGCGCGGCGTTAGCGTCACCTTCGGCCACCTCATTGTGGAGCGCTTCCTGCGGCAGTACAACTTCAACCTGATCGCCCGAGCCCATCAGGTCGTGGCGGATGGCTATGAGTTCTTTGCGTACCGCCAGCTAGTGACCATCTTCTCGGCCCCCAACTATTGCAACATCTTCGACAACTGCGGCGCCGTTCTGGTCGTGGACGACTCTCTGGTCTGTCACTTCACCATCATTCGACCAGATCATTCGCCTCCCTTCATTGTATGGGCAGGGCAGGGAATGGGCAGAATACCCCGAGCCCCACACCACCGCCGGGACCACGGGTTGACTGGGATTTTGTTGTTATTCATAATCGTGGAAAATACATGTCTGGACATATTTTGGGATTCATTTGAAAGGAGAGTTCATGGGTTCTGGCCAACATTTTGTACATATCGAAATTAA
- the LOC117192174 gene encoding transmembrane emp24 domain-containing protein 2-like: protein MFPAICIIFALLLESAGGFLITVDAHEEICFHEHVLENERITISFEVMEGGFKDIGVSIKGPEEELLHHSDRDSVGSFTFSASKRGVYTLCFDNQLSTLTPKVLMFQFHVIRGLAYYTDPQRRGDDVLEQAIVQLMINELSGKMIAVKQEQEYMHVRYRGHLAVSDSVHFRIVSWSIFGPSMLLIMTVLEVYYLKRFFEVRRVV from the coding sequence ATGTTTCCAGCAATCTGTATTATATTCGCTTTGCTACTCGAATCGGCTGGCGGTTTCCTCATCACCGTGGACGCGCACGAGGAGATTTGCTTCCACGAACATGTCCTGGAGAACGAACGCATCACCATCTCCTTCGAGGTGATGGAGGGCGGCTTCAAGGACATCGGCGTGTCGATCAAGGGCCCCGAAGAGGAGCTTCTGCACCACTCCGATCGGGACTCCGTGGGCAGCTTCACCTTCAGCGCCAGCAAGCGGGGCGTGTACACGCTCTGCTTCGACAACCAGCTCTCCACTCTAACCCCCAAGGTGCTGATGTTCCAGTTCCATGTGATTCGGGGCCTAGCCTACTACACGGACCCCCAGCGACGCGGCGACGATGTCCTCGAGCAGGCCATTGTCCAGCTGATGATCAACGAGCTGTCCGGCAAGATGATAGCCGtcaagcaggagcaggagtacATGCATGTCCGATATCGCGGCCATCTGGCCGTCAGCGACAGTGTCCACTTCCGGATCGTCTCTTGGTCGATATTCGGTCCCTCAATGCTGCTGATCATGACCGTCCTGGAGGTGTACTACCTGAAGCGCTTCTTTGAGGTGCGCCGTGTCGTCTGA